In Anthonomus grandis grandis chromosome 5, icAntGran1.3, whole genome shotgun sequence, the following are encoded in one genomic region:
- the LOC126736704 gene encoding uncharacterized protein LOC126736704 isoform X2 — translation MKVATLFAVLCAAFALSEATVTFTITNKDGGPIWVGIQGNPGKEHLSNGGFKLEQGASKSLSAADDWAGRFWSRTWCYEDRGNHCLTGDCGNKVECAGAGGTPPATLIEFTLNGYGGIDYYDISLVDGYNTMASVEPVGGSGDGGQYSCKKAQCASNINSICPSELQIYNDDRSQVIACNSACNAFHTDVYCCSGTHNTPETCKSSDWPTDYPSMFKNACPDAYSYAYDDHKSTFTCSAKQYNINFGAA, via the exons ATGAAAGTAGCAACCCTATTCGCGGTACTATGCGCCGCATTCGCCCTCTCCGAGGCTACGGTCACCTTCACCATCACCAACAAAGATGGCGGACCGATCTGGGTGGGTATCCAGGGCAACCCCGGCAAAGAGCACCTCTCCAATGGTGGATTCAAGCTTGAACAGGGCGCATCC aaatccCTCTCGGCTGCGGATGATTGGGCGGGTCGTTTCTGGTCCAGAACCTGGTGCTACGAAGACAGAGGTAACCACTGCCTCACCGGTGATTGCGGTAATAAAGTGGAGTGCGCAGGCGCGGGAGGTACCCCTCCAGCCACCCTTATCGAGTTCACTCTTAACGGTTACGGTGGTATTGACTACTACGACATTTCCCTTGTAGATGGTTATAATACCATGGCTTCG GTTGAGCCTGTTGGGGGTAGCGGAGACGGCGGTCAATACAGTTGCAAGAAAGCCCAGTGTGCCAGCAACATCAACAGCATCTGCCCCTCAGAGTTGCAAATCTACAACGACGACAGGTCTCAAGTTATCGCTTGTAACTCAGCTTGTAACGCTTTCCATACAGACGTCTATTGTTGTTCTGGCACCCATAATACACCGGAGACTTGTAAGAGCTCTGATTGGCCCACTGACTACCCAAGTATGTTTAAAAACGCATGCCCAGATGCTTATAGTTATGCTTATGACGACCACAAGAGTACCTTTACTTGTAGCGCCAAAcaatataacattaattttggagctgcttaa
- the LOC126736704 gene encoding uncharacterized protein LOC126736704 isoform X1, whose protein sequence is MICFGKIVFEPLKENMKVATLFAVLCAAFALSEATVTFTITNKDGGPIWVGIQGNPGKEHLSNGGFKLEQGASKSLSAADDWAGRFWSRTWCYEDRGNHCLTGDCGNKVECAGAGGTPPATLIEFTLNGYGGIDYYDISLVDGYNTMASVEPVGGSGDGGQYSCKKAQCASNINSICPSELQIYNDDRSQVIACNSACNAFHTDVYCCSGTHNTPETCKSSDWPTDYPSMFKNACPDAYSYAYDDHKSTFTCSAKQYNINFGAA, encoded by the exons ATGATATGCTTTGGTAAAATAGTTTTCGAG CCCCTAAAAGAAAACATGAAAGTAGCAACCCTATTCGCGGTACTATGCGCCGCATTCGCCCTCTCCGAGGCTACGGTCACCTTCACCATCACCAACAAAGATGGCGGACCGATCTGGGTGGGTATCCAGGGCAACCCCGGCAAAGAGCACCTCTCCAATGGTGGATTCAAGCTTGAACAGGGCGCATCC aaatccCTCTCGGCTGCGGATGATTGGGCGGGTCGTTTCTGGTCCAGAACCTGGTGCTACGAAGACAGAGGTAACCACTGCCTCACCGGTGATTGCGGTAATAAAGTGGAGTGCGCAGGCGCGGGAGGTACCCCTCCAGCCACCCTTATCGAGTTCACTCTTAACGGTTACGGTGGTATTGACTACTACGACATTTCCCTTGTAGATGGTTATAATACCATGGCTTCG GTTGAGCCTGTTGGGGGTAGCGGAGACGGCGGTCAATACAGTTGCAAGAAAGCCCAGTGTGCCAGCAACATCAACAGCATCTGCCCCTCAGAGTTGCAAATCTACAACGACGACAGGTCTCAAGTTATCGCTTGTAACTCAGCTTGTAACGCTTTCCATACAGACGTCTATTGTTGTTCTGGCACCCATAATACACCGGAGACTTGTAAGAGCTCTGATTGGCCCACTGACTACCCAAGTATGTTTAAAAACGCATGCCCAGATGCTTATAGTTATGCTTATGACGACCACAAGAGTACCTTTACTTGTAGCGCCAAAcaatataacattaattttggagctgcttaa